DNA from Temnothorax longispinosus isolate EJ_2023e unplaced genomic scaffold, Tlon_JGU_v1 HiC_scaffold_32, whole genome shotgun sequence:
attgtaatattttccagTAGGTGAAGTTGCGTGTAATATTGGGACCAATTATCGAGATAATCCCGTGGGATCGGATCATCCCAGTCGCATTTGATACGCCATAATTGTTGCATCAAAATCTTGGCGGTTATGATCACAGGAGTAACCCAGCCGAGCGGGTCATAGAATTTCGCGATGGTGGATAGTATTGCGCGTTTCGTGTTTCCCAGATTTTGCgacgaatttattttaaaggtGAAACTATCGAGTTTCGGGTTCCACGTGATCCCTAACACCTTATAGGCGGAGAGCTGGCGTTAAAAAACTGCAAGAATTTTGTAATGGCtgattttttcacataacgTTATATTGCGGGTGTACATGAGTCAGCACCCACTCGCAAGGTCAGGTACTGGGACACCTGGCGCCGGCGCGCTTTGAAATAGGTCAAATTATTAAGTGCGATAAAAGTGTTTTGTAATGGCTCAAATTTTGTgagaaactaataaataatataaaaaaccgtTAGAAAGTGGTCAGACCGCACAGTTATGGGACGCAGCGAGTCAGCACCTCGCATAAGTGGTCGCAATAATTAGGTCAGTAAAACTGTTTTGAAATAGctgaaaatttagaaactattaaattattgcgtaTAATGAAGGAAGAAAACGGTCAAACTTCAGTTTAATGGGACTGACGCAGTCAGCAGTCGTTTGAAGTGCGAAGATCAAGCGCGCGCGGCTGCTCCAAGCGCGTAGTGATttgcttataattaaattccatttgtatttaataaaatgattgaaaaattttcaactaaatcatgattgaaattgttattttttacgttgttTTCCTTTTCTGCTTTAAAAAGGACGGTTAGATGGTTTGAACAGAGCGTCGGTATTTGGCGTCAGTCTTAAGGCGAAAATAAACGACGCGTGACTCGGCAAGTCTGGCtcaaaaaaatgacaaataaagCTCGTGCATGACAACTGGCGCGGGGCGGCGCTAGATTCGCGAATTAACGCGCCGTGAGAACAATCAAAGtttgaaataagataaattgaCGAGCTTGTACGAGCTGCGCGAGGCTCGCCAAGTCACGCGTCGTTTATTTTCgccttaaggtgatcctaaagccgtgatcctagccggttttttttagtttttttcttagcactaatcttttaattggctttatagaaatgcaaaattcttgtctagaattaaagtacgcatcaaaatctaggtcatggtggtcaaatttatatgtggtggtcgtcacatatataacaaaaaatattaatttttttttgtttttgatataaattcgaccaccatgacctagattttgatgcgtactttaattctagacaagaattttgcatttctataaagccaattaaaagattaatgctaagaaaaaaactgaaaaaaaacggctaggatcacggctttaggatcaccttaagacTGACGCCGAATACCGACGCTCTGTTCAAACCATCTAACCGTCCTTTTCAAAGCAGAAAAGGAAaacaacgtaaaaaataacaatttcaatCATGATTTAGTTGAAAATctttcaatcattttattaaatacaaatggaATTTAACTATAAACAAATCACTACGCGCTTGGAGCAGCCGCGCGCGCTTGATCTTCGCACTTCAAACGACTGCTGCCTGCGTCAGTCCCATTAAACTGAAGTCTGAccgttttcttctttcattatacgcaataatttaatagtttctaaattttcagTTATTTCAAAACAGTTTTACTGACCTAATTATTGCGACCACTTATGCGAGGTGCTGACTCGCTGCGTCCCATAACTGTGCGGTCTGACCACTTTCTAacggttttttatattatttattagtttctcACAAAATTTGAACCATTACAAAACACTTTTATTGCACTTAATAATTTGACCTATTTCAAAGCGCGCCGGCGCCAGGTGTCCCAGTACCTGACCTTGCGAGTGAGTGCTGACTCATGTACACCCGCAATATAAcgttatgtgaaaaaatcaGCCATTACAAAACTCTTGCAGTTTTTTAACGCCAGCTCTCGGGCTATTAATAGTTTCGTCAACCTCGAGATTTTTGTTGCAGGCTAACCCATGGTCAGACGGATCAATATCGGAAAAAAGTTCGGGGCTGTTGTTTGCCCATTTTCTTAGCAAAAAACCTCCCCTTTTCAGTAGCGCAATCAATTGATTACGAGTTTGACGAGCGAGAGTTTGATCGTCCGCGCCGAAGACGCAGTCGTCGACATAAGTTTGTTTACGTAACACAGGAACGGCAAGCGGAAAATCGGCCCCTTCATCGATTGTGAGTTGATCTACCGAGCGAAGGGCCTGGTGCGGAGCGGCCGCGGTGCCGTAAGTAACTGTAAGTAACCGGTAATCTGCGATCGGCGCTTTGGGCAAGGGACGCCACAGAATGCGTTGATAATCGGTATCCTGAGGATTAACTAATACTTGTCGATACATTTTGGCAATATCGGCGATGTAGACCTACCGATATTGCCGccattgtaaaataatttccgtCAAGTCAGTTTGGAGCTTTGAACCGACTAACAAATGGTCATTCAGTGACGTGCCGTTCGTGGTCTTGCAAGATGCGTTGAAAACGACGCGCAGGCGGGTAGTGGCGCTATCAGCCCGGAGAACCGCATGGTGtggtatataataaagattgcGTGGTTCTACGCGAGGCTCGGTTGACGGAATTTTAAGCATGTGGTCAAGTTGTTCGTACTCCGACAGGAAGGCGCGATATTCGGAGGCTAGAAAAGGATTCTGCTCAAAGCGTCGCTCTAACCGATAGAGACTTGAAAGTGCGGCGAAACGAGATTCGCCTAACTGCGGAGGAAAACTTTTGAAGGGATGCCTTACGACATATCGCCCTTCCTCATTACGAAAGTGAGTCGCTAAGAAATGCTCCTCGCATTGTTGGTCCTCAGGGCTTAATTGAGTGCTCTGAGGGATCTCTTCTGTTTCCCAGAAGCAACGAAGGTTTGAATCGAGATTCTCGAGGACGGTTCCGAGATGTATGTGAAGGTTCCCGGGGGAATTGGGTGAACTGGATGATATGGGACTGGAAAGGATCCAGCCTAAGGTCGTATTTTGTGCAACCGGCTCGTCGTCGGGTCCTTTACGGACTCCGTCGAGGAGAAGCATACCAAATAAATCCGCTCCGATAATGATGTCGATGGGATCGTTACTCATAAGTTGATCGTCAGCTAATTTTAATCCGGTTATATGCTTCCACGGACCTTTAATATGCGTTTGATCTGGCGTATAGCTTGTGAGCGATTTCAGAATGAGCGCTGTTGTTTCGTACGCGGGAGTTTCGCTCGCCGCGGGTGTTAGGACAATCGACGCCGCGTGACGCACGGCGGTCTGAGTTTCGCCGATGCCGCTAATTCGTACAGCGCGTTTCATTCGCGGTAAGCGCAAAAATTGTGCTAAGGCTTCGGAGATTAGGGTTGACACGGAGCCCTGATCGAGCAGAGCGCGCACAATTACAAAGCGTCCTTGCGGGGACTGCACTCGCATACGAGTGGTTGCGAGGAGAATCTTCGATTTTGGTGACACATTATTTCCGTGTCAACAGTATTGTCGGTCGGCGAGGACGTTTGCCCGACCTCGGTTTCGCTTGGTTTATCCGTCGCGTCGAAGTGTAATAAAGTGTGATGTTTCCTGCTTTGACACTGTTTACAGAGATGAGAATTGGTACACTCCTTTACCGCATGTTTAATACTAAAGCAATTTATGCAACGTTTATTCCTTTTAATAAAGTCGAACCGCTGAGATGGAGTTTTGCTTAAAAATGTCGAGCATTGATGCAACAAATGATTTGTTTTACAAAGAGGGCATGAAATGTTGACGGTAGCTACCGAATGGGCCGCGAGAACCTTATTTTTTGTCGACTTTGTATTATCTTTCGAATTCACCGGCGTAATCGCATCGAGCGCGCGAAGTCGAGAATCGAGAAATTGGTCGAGGTCGCTATACGTCGGGAAATCGACCGTATCGCTTATTAACTTGAGTTCCCACGCCTTCCTGGACGACTTATCCAATTTCTGCGACACGAGGAAAACGATTATATCGTCCCAATATTCGATTGAGCAACCTAAGTTTTTTAACGCTTGTATCGCCATATTTGTTTTATCGCGGAGATCCCGAAGGTCTTTGGCGGTTTCAGAATTGAGTGACGGTAAATTGCACAAGGTGTGCAAATGAATTGAGATAAGTCGACGCTTGTTCTCATAGCGCGACACAAGAATCTGCCATGCTATTGGAAAATTGGTTTCGGTAATCGCGAGATGAGTGAGCGCGTTACTTGCATCCCCTTTTAGACAAGAAAATAGATAGTGCATACGCTCGACGTTCGATAGATTTTGATCGTTCTGAATCATTGACATAAAACGGTCGCGGAAACTCTCCCACTTCTCGAGACTTCCATCGAAACTTGGCAAGTTGATCTTCGGCAGATGAGATGACGAGCGAATTGAATCAGAAAAACGACTTACATCGTGTGGCGCGGCATTATCGTGTGCTTCCATACCATGCAGTCGCTCGGCGAAGTAGTCGGCTGCTTCGTTGTAGCTGTCCTCACAGGTGACGAATTGAGCATCCTGGAAGTAGGCGTGCGAGGCTTTGACTTTGTCATCAGCGAGAAAATGGATCCGTCCGTCTAATTCTTGGCACTTGTGAAAGGTTTCTTTCAGCGAGGCGAGACGTTGTCGCAGTACGGCGACTGTTATATTTGCTTgtcctaatttttttaaattaggcAGCGCACGGAACACGGAGCTCATGAATTGAGTCTGACGTGCAAGAAGCTCCTCCACAGCCGCATTGCTGTTCGGCATACTGACTGTTCTTCTCAGAACTCGTACGGAGTAGACGATAACGAGATGATCCTGATGTCGATCCGGCTCAAAGGACCAAAATGTTCCAGCTCCAAAAAAATCGGCCAGCGGCTAGTACAGCCTTTGGATAAGGACTCGACGGTCAGGAGGGAGTGGCACTCATACGAATTCACTCAATTTGATTGTAAAACGTTTAATCGTCGTAATCAGTTAAATTCGGCTCACGTTACAATTAAAGTGCAGAGGTAAACTTAAGCACGACAGTCTCGAACGAAAGCTGGAGGACGAATCTGCCGGCCGTTCGTCGATCGACGCGACTGAATACATCGTCCGTTAACGAGGTCCAAAACAAGGCGAAGCTCCGGTGCCTCCTTTGTCTTTAGATTAATCATAAACACCGTGTATACTTATGACGATCACGTGTTCGTTGGATCTAAGCGTTTCGTTTCGAGAGCGTTCGAGATAATCGGCGAAATGAGCGAATGTTGGCGATGCTTCCGACGAACGTTTCGTGCGGAATAAGTTCGATGCCGgaacaataatatttcacaatatcaattattattaaatacatgtttcagttttttaaattggcactgcgtgccaatatggattttgtcggacttaaaacgcaattgtgtaaactgaaactaaaaataatatattttatattaatttgatattgtcaagtaaaataatatactattagcagaatatttataacagttatacaaatttatatggatagatccattatagagtatatattcatatatgattatctttaaccttataaatatacttttacatgatcacacatgataatatactagtatataaaaccatatatgaatatataaagttatatttaaagagatttagccatataatattgtttaagattatatttccatttcttatatgaccatatataattatatatttactaatatgaacaaataagagatattttttcccgagcatataatcatatatgcttatatatggccataaaatattgtttaagattatattttccatttcttatatgatcatatataatcatgtatctactaatataaactaatatgaataaataagagattttttcCCCGGGTTATGCGGTTTTagacatgtgtgtatgtggtgCTGGGtaaggttttttttaataataactcgctttttattttacagataagttagaatagaacagtttttttctttttgtaatcgcgcggcgcgacgttgGTCCAATAGGCCTATTTTGCAAtgagccggcactggtttctgacattcacccgacattaagaaaaaattatattcgtatatccgatccgaaattttattactctttttaaactgaatttgtttcttaagaatttttgaaaaattatatatttgcgctggttataacacatgtagactatatataacacttacatcaaattaagaagtagtctaccacgtaagacggttggctcacgatccagaggtcccgaggtctcgagttcaaatcccatcaaggtaagtgtgtttttcaagtacgagaaaatatttataatcataggttgcatcttaagaaacaaatttagttaaaaagtagtaataaaatttcaaaataaatataattttttttctgtcggATGAATTTCCTCATTAGAATGTTTTAATTCTAGTATTTCCTTATAATCTACTGTACtcaaatagatatagaaatgtgtagaatatcagtattagttgtagtttggcgtagttttaccgaaaaatttatagatcaagatgcactaaaaaaatacaaaaatttacaaaagtgttccaattctagcatttttatgtagaattttgtagtacttcttaaattcatgtagaatttaatagattctggcaattatattttatagttttttgtagtacatttttattttattttatattatcgcataattgtatgtatgtacactgaccggcaggaatgcctggacattttgatatgtatatgacatatatgtacatgtatatgtacatatatgtattatgtccaGGCATTCCTGCCGAAACCCCCAACAGTCCGGTATTtatagtcagatcttatatttaaaataaattaagaccgcaataagatctgattatgaataccggatCAAATCGTCGTGGGGGTCGTTGCCTTCTTGGGGGTCGGTCGGCCGGGGTCCGCCGCTCACCGCTGTGCTCGCGGGGCTCCGGACCCGCTGCTAGGCAGCGGGTTCCGGATGTCCCGTTGTGGCTGCGGTCCGCGGTTGGTCGTTACCCCTGGAAACTCTTCGGCTGCGGCGGGGCTCTCTCGGGGCGTCTTTAGTCTGCGTTCCCTCTCCCCCCTTGCCCTTAGGGGTTGGGGTAAgcggcgggggggggggggtgatTGTCGCTTCTCGCCGCGTGTGCGTGGCTGGGGATGAGGGTCTTAGGATCCCGCACATGGTGGTGGGCCGTACGCCCTGGTCTTAACGAGTCTTTACTCGTGGGTTAAttggttaattaattagtgCACGTCTGTGCGTGTGCTGCTGCATGTGTGGGGCGTGGAAATGCTCCTGGACGAACGTTCTCGCAACCGATGAAGAGGACCCTCAGTGATATGACTGCCCGCGGTCATCATCATGAGGGTTCTCTGAGGTGGTCGGGCAATGGACGCGCTGGTCCTTGACACTGTAGGACAGGGGCTCTCATGTCATTGGTGCCGCGCGATTCCGCTGCCCGACTAGGATGCGTTCTTTTCCGGGAGCGGGAAAAACCCCGGGGTGGGTGCATGCCCCAGTCTAACGAGTTTACTCGTGGGTTAGTTAGCTATGTGTGGAACCCCTCTCCGGATAGAGGCGGTCTCTGTCTCGTCTGATTCGCACACGTGCGCGTGTGCTgctgtatgtgtgtgtgggaGGGTGGGAATGTCCCTGGACGAACGTTCTCGCAGCCGATGAAGGAGACCCTCAATGATATGACTGCCCGCGGTCATTATCATGGGGGCCTCCCGAGGTGGTCGGGTGATGGACGCGTTGGTCCTCGATATTGCAGGGCATGGGGCTCTCATGTCAATGGTGCCGCGCGATCCCGCCACCCGACTAGGGTGCGTCCTCTTCCGGGGGCGGGAACACCCCTCCTGAGATGACCTACCGTGTGTCCTGTGTCTTCGGTTTACGTCTTAATGTCGCCTCTGCGTGAGGACTGTTGCATCTCGTGAAGTAATACCTCGAGTCTCCCATGTGATGTAACCTATGTCCGGCGTGCTGCATGTTGGGGAGAGGTTTTTTAGTGGGTGCAAGCCCCACATAACCTGACAGCCGGGGTCAGGAATGCGCGAGGcattttttctctcccttcgaaacaaaaaaaaacaaaaaaaggcattcctgccggtagagtgtacatacatactcACGACATGAAAATGCCTTCTCACATGAAATTGATTCTTAATTATTCGGCGAAGTTGTcccaatatattttaagaatatgttataataatatattttaaatatttataatattttttaaataaatttataattaattaataatataataactcaTTATTCTcactaagaaaaaaagtaacttattGTTACCATAACTCGTTTTTCTCATTGAAAACCCTAATTCCCAGCaacaaatttatcatttaacaAATTCTTCATATaacaacattatataaaatgtatataatccTCTTCTAAAATGGacattatatgatatatataataatatatattgttgcgcccgtgccGTGACACCCGTTANNNNNNNNNNNNNNNNNNNNNNNNNNNNNNNNNNNNNNNNNNNNNNNNNNNNNNNNNNNNNNNNNNNNNNNNNNNNNNNNNNNNNNNNNNNNNNNNNNNNNNNNNNNNNNNNNNNNNNNNNNNNNNNNNNNNNNNNNNNNNNNNNNNNNNNNNNNNNNNNNNNNNNNNNNNNNNNNNNNNNNNNNNNNNNNNNNNNNNNNNNNNNNNNNNNNNNNNNNNNNNNNNNNNNNNNNNNNNNNNNNNNNNNNNNNNNNNNNNNNNNNNNNNNNNNNNNNNNNNNNNNNNNNNNNNNNNNNNNNNNNNNNNNNNNNNNNNNNNNNNNNNNNNNNNNNNNNNNNNNNNNNNNNNNNNNNNNNNNNNNNNNNNNNNNNNNNNNNNNNNNNNNNNNNNNNNNNNNNNNNNNNNNNNNNNNNNNNNNNNNNNNNNNNNNNNNNNNNNNNNNNNNNNNNNNNNNNNNNNNNNNNNNNNNNNNNNNNNNNNNNNNNNNNNNNNNNNNNNNNTGTTAGAGACGCGAAGTAAATGTTATCGAGCCGGTAGCGCGATATGTATCGACGCGTATCTTTGGGCTGTTGACGCCTGTAACCTTGTCACGGAGTAAGTCTCGAATAAGTTGTCACGCGAGACACATACGGTTGGAACGTCGCGAGTAGTCGATCCTTCTCTTTGTAATCTCATTGGAATAAATTGTTAGTTGCATTATATCTCACTGCGTCAGTTATATTTCCCCATCAGGTTATGGGCTCAGGCAGATGAACAATATAAAGTCCGCGAGTGAAAAAACCAGAGAAATGTCGTCAATCGTAAGAATTGAGCCGCTAAACGCGGACAATTATGATACGTGGAAGTTACAGATGAAGGCGATACTAGTGAAAAACGATGTTTGGGGCTACGTGAGCGGAACGATAGTGAAACCGTCGAGCGGAGACGAGGCAATTCGAGCATGGATTGATAAGGACGCCAAAGCAGAGGCCGACATCATATTGTCAATTAGTCCTTCGGAGTTGAATTTAATTCGTGGGTGCACGTCGTCAAGAGAAATCTGGCTGAAAATTGAATCAACGTTCCAATCCAAAGGACCAGCGCGAAAAGCGACGCTCTTGAAGAGAATTATCCTGTCAAGACTGAAGGAAGGCGACAATCCACGTACACATTTAACGGAATTTTTTGAAGCggtggaaaaattgaaagagatTAATTTGGTAATAAACAAGAGGTACTGGCAATTTTATTGTTGTACAGTTTGCCAGaatcttttcaaaattttcggTGTGCCATCGAGACACGAGATGAATTGCCAGATCCAGAAACGTTGAGAGTGAAGATTCTAGAGGAATTCGAATCGCGAAGGGCAAACGAAAATTCGGAGCAAAATGCTATGTATGCGAAGAGGTCACGTTATCCGCGCGTGCCTCAAGATACTCGCGGAGACTCAAGGAATGTCAAAACCGAAGGCGAAACAAGTGCGAGACAAGGACCGAAATGTTTTCGTTGTGATAGAATGGGCCATATTGCGAGGAACTGTAGGGCAAGGTTACCGTTGTATCCACAAGTGAGTGCGCGACAGGTAGAGGACAATGATAATACGTCGACGGGTACGGCTCATGTGAGTGATGATGTAGCGATGTTAAACACAATCGAGACTGTGATGTTTAATCGTGAAGGTAAAAATGGCATGGATTGGTGTTTGGACAGTGGCTGTACAGCGCATATGTGTGCTGAAAGAGacaaatttgagaaaattgaaAGCGAGAGCAAAAGGTTGAACTTAGCAAATAATAAGTCAACGCGATTTACCGGTGCGGGAAACGTGAGAATGCCTATGAGTAATGGCAAGGTGGAAACAAACATCGAAAAGGTGTATTACGTGTCAGACTTACGTACTAATCTGTTGTCGGTATCGAAGATTACGGATCGCGGCTATGAGGTGATTTTCCGTGAGAAATATGCGACAGTGATGGACAAAGACGGTAGAGTGATCTTTCGCGCGGATAGAATAGGAAACTTATATTACGCTCGAAAAGGACGTGAGTCGGTGAACGACGGAAACACAGTGCTGGTAGTAAGCCACGCGAGGAGCGAGATAGATGCGTGGCATCAGAGGCTCGGACATTTAAATGAAAcgcaatttaaaaagtatGGCGAAAAGCGGTGTAGTTTACGGGCTAAATCTAAAAGGCAACGAGACAATGTCAAAGTGTAAAATGTGCATTCGCGAAAAACAAACTTGTCTTCTATTTTCGCAAAGTGAAGGAAACCGAACGAAGCATTTACTGGAAATTGTGCATTCCGATGTGTGTAGCCCGATGCGAAGTGTGCGTCATTTTCGGGTGCAAAATACTTTGTAACATTTATCGACGATAAATCACGGTGGtgcaaaatatactttatcaAAAACAAGAGTGACGTGTTAAGCGTATTTAAATTGTTCAAGGCAACGGCAGAGACATCAACCGGCCGAAAGATTAAGGCGCTACAATCAGACAACGGTAAGGAGTATTGTAATAAGGAATTCGATCaatttttaaacgaaaacGGCATTACGAGGCGGTTATCGGCACCGCATACTCCTCAGCAGAACGGTGTAgcggaaagaaaaaatagaacgCTAGTTGAAATGGCGAGATGTATGATGCGCCAAGCAGGTGTTCCTCCGACATTTTGGGCCGAGGCAGTAAACACGGCATGTTATATAAGAAATCGGTGCATAACTAAATCATTAAACGGACAAATACCTTACAAATTATGGAAAGAAAAGACTCCCAcagtaacatattttaaaacatttggTTCGAAAGTGTTCGCGTTAGATAAAAACACTCAACGTGGTAAAGATTCGAGA
Protein-coding regions in this window:
- the LOC139824293 gene encoding uncharacterized protein — encoded protein: MPNSNAAVEELLARQTQFMSSVFRALPNLKKLGQANITVAVLRQRLASLKETFHKCQELDGRIHFLADDKVKASHAYFQDAQFVTCEDSYNEAADYFAERLHGMEAHDNAAPHDVSRFSDSIRSSSHLPKINLPSFDGSLEKWESFRDRFMSMIQNDQNLSNVERMHYLFSCLKGDASNALTHLAITETNFPIAWQILVSRYENKRRLISIHLHTLCNLPSLNSETAKDLRDLRDKTNMAIQALKNLGCSIEYWDDIIVFLVSQKLDKSSRKAWELKLISDTVDFPTYSDLDQFLDSRLRALDAITPVNSKDNTKSTKNKVLAAHSVATVNISCPLCKTNHLLHQCSTFLSKTPSQRFDFIKRNKRCINCFSIKHAVKECTNSHLCKQCQSRKHHTLLHFDATDKPSETEVGQTSSPTDNTVDTEIMCHQNRRFSSQPLVCECSPRKDAL
- the LOC139824292 gene encoding uncharacterized protein; this translates as MKRAVRISGIGETQTAVRHAASIVLTPAASETPAYETTALILKSLTSYTPDQTHIKGPWKHITGLKLADDQLMSNDPIDIIIGADLFGMLLLDGVRKGPDDEPVAQNTTLGWILSSPISSSSPNSPGNLHIHLGTVLENLDSNLRCFWETEEIPQSTQLSPEDQQCEEHFLATHFRNEEGRYVVRHPFKSFPPQLGESRFAALSSLYRLERRFEQNPFLASEYRAFLSEYEQLDHMLKIPSTEPRVEPRNLYYIPHHAVLRADSATTRLRVVFNASCKTTNGTSLNDHLLVGSKLQTDLTEIILQWRQYR